The stretch of DNA TGAGTTTCAGTGGGTCTTAATCGCTGTAAAAGGAGCCTAACAGAATGAAAACATACTTAGATTGTATACCATGCTTCTTCAAACAGGCCCTTGATGCAGCCAGGATTGCCGGTTGTAATGAGGCAAAACAGAAAGAGATATTGGATAAATTATGTAAATTAATATCTGAATTCGATCTCAACAGTTCTCCACCTGTGATGGGCAGGGCTTTCTATCGGCTGGTTGAGAAGGTATCTGGTAACTCTGACCCGTTCAATGAGGTTAAGGAAAAGGCCAACAAACTGGCCGTGGGGCTTTATCCAAAACTAAAGGAGTTAGTAGAGCACTCAGAGGATAGGCTGCTTATGGCCATAGAACTGGCTATTTCTGGCAATGTAATAGACTATGGGGTTAAGAATCAGCTGGATGTTGATTCCCAGATAGAAAGGGTTTTAAGCGGTAAATTCCCCACCCAAACCAAGGCATTATTTGAGTACAAAAGATTTAAGGAGGCACTGGCCAGTGCTGAGAC from bacterium encodes:
- a CDS encoding ARMT1-like domain-containing protein → MKTYLDCIPCFFKQALDAARIAGCNEAKQKEILDKLCKLISEFDLNSSPPVMGRAFYRLVEKVSGNSDPFNEVKEKANKLAVGLYPKLKELVEHSEDRLLMAIELAISGNVIDYGVKNQLDVDSQIERVLSGKFPTQTKALFEYKRFKEALASAETILYLTDNTGEILFDRILIEELNKEVVCALRDKPIINDATIEDAKYCGLDKAAVVISSGCDAPGILLDRCSEEFLHLYEQADLIISKGQGNFEALTDEDKPIYFLFKVKCPVVAKDVGGEVGDIVLKGPDKW